The Triticum urartu cultivar G1812 chromosome 5, Tu2.1, whole genome shotgun sequence genome contains the following window.
CAAGCCGACGAAAAAAGGACCTTTGGCACGACTGAGCCGATTTTTCGGCACTAGCGGACAAAAAATCGCCTAGAAGaccttgttgggggcgcggctAGAAATGCTCTAAGGAAGCAGAACACGAGCTGTGTAGTGGCCATGACCACATTCATCTTGTTGTAGGCCATGTGTTCGAGACGTGGCGGCCATTTTTCAGTTTAATTTTCCTGTACTGCAGGTGGAACCCATGTGTCATAGATGCGAAAAAAAATATAAAGAACAGACACACGTAGACATGGGCTTTTTTGTGAAATCAAGGGGGTTTTCGTAAAAAATAGGCCACACGCGCTCCTCTCAGCCTCTGATGGTGGGCTCCGTGGCATGCTGGCGCGCCAAGTCAGCATCGATGTTATATCTGAACGTGATTTGCATCGTATTTGCACGTTTGAGCCAAGTTATTACACCAGTTCACTGTATGCCACAAATTCTAGCACTAAAGTGATCGTTTGTGCCAAGTTCTAACATCACCGGTGTAATTGACTCTGTATGGAACACTACGTGTTTGGTTCGGCTGCCGGTAACGCAAACGGCAAGGACGACTCTGGGCCTGGGCGTCGGCCAATCGATCACGTGCCTGGGTCGGTCGCCTCGCCAACCGCACGATCACCCTGCGCGCAGCCGTTCGATCACCCAAGGGAGACCCAGAGACGAACCGGTCGGCGTGTGCGCTCATGCACATGTACAGGCCCCCTTCTCTCAGCCTCCACGACACAAATAGGAATGTGATGTGTCGCCTGGATGAACTGTTTGGGGGAGCAAAATTCTTGTGCGAGTTGTGGTAATTCCTTGGGTGCGGGTTTAAAGGAGAGATACGTGGATAGTGCTTGCAAACCAGTTAAGTGGTACGAATGCGAAAGATAGATACTGACACCATTATTATACAACCATGACTACAGTAGTAGCAGGGCAGGCGAAATACATTTAGTAGTAGCTACAGTACTATTTATTCATCCATGAACTCCTCCATCGAACACTTCGTGCCATCACTTCACGCCACGCGCATGCACGCGTCGGGCCATCATCAGCTCGCCCGCCGGCCGCTCACTGTATCCTGCGATAgtgccatgcatgcatgcaaatGCGCCATGAGAATCAACGAGGTTGACGAGCTGGCATTGTTCAGTGCATGCAAAATCCCTGGTGTGCTCCGCAAGTGGTGTGTGAGGGCTTACTTGTCGCAGTCGGTGTGGGGGCTCACGGGGATGGAGATGCCGAGCTTGCAGAGCGCGGGTAGCTGCCGGGCGCGGTCCGGGAGCACGCCGAAGGACGGGCCGGACTGCTCCAGGCACCTGCAGAGCGCGCGCCGTGCGCCCGGCGTGCCCGCCATCCTCCGCAGCCCCTGCGCGCCGCGGCAGCAGCTCTCGCTCGGCGCCCCGGCGACGGCGCCCACCAGGAACGACCCGCACGGGATCAGCGCGCTCACCGCGTCCCCGCACGACACCTCGGCCGCCGCCTCAGGCTCCGCCACGTCGGTCGCCACCGCTGCCATGGCAGCCGCGAGGAGCATCCCCACGACGACGATGGCATTGGCCCTACGAGTGATAGGCGCCATCCTGATGTCCTCTACGCTCTCCAACGAACGATGCGTGGGCTGGAGCGGGGCGGGCGCTCTACACATATTTATAGGGGGAGGAGGTCAGAAAGGTTGGTGGAGCACCTGAATGcgccatgccgctcgccgcgtccTCGTTGCCGCTTTGGGTGCTCTTATCGTAACCGCTCCCCGGAGGCTTATTAAACCGGAGACCCTGTTCGAGTAGAAGGCGCTCGCCGGCGCCGGCCTACTCAATGAGCGCCGCACTGTGCCGGTGCAACTGCAACGCCCGGAAAGGAGGTTCTAATAAAGTCCGTGGCCCAAGCCATACCAGTTTTTTCGATATCTTGTTTCAGGCTTCCGAGAGGCCTTTGTGATAGCATCACTTCTCTTATCCGTCAGTTTTGGTGGGGAAGCAAGAGGGGCAAGAGGAAACCATGTTGGATAGCGTGGGATTTGATGACTCGATCAAAAAGTCTGAGAGGATTGGGATTCCGGGACATTAAGATCTTCAACTTGGCACTTCTGTCCAGACAAGTGTGGAGACTATTGAATGATCCCTCTTCTTTGAGTGCACAAATTCTTAAAGCAGTTTATTTTCCACAAGGCTCTGTCCTAGACGCTCAATTAGGCCCTCATCCTTCACAGATCCGGCGTTCTATACTTGATGGGAGGGATGTTATCACCCAAGGGGCGATCAGAAGAATTGGGGATGGAGCGTCCACGCACATATGGAACcaaagttggattcctcggaatGGACTGATGCGGCCGATTACGTCTCTGTTGGATGATCCACCACAGATGGTTTCAGAGTTGATTGATCACACTGCGGCTGAATGGCGGGAGGACCTGGTCAGACAGGTTTTCATACCACTTGATGCTGAGACTATCTTACAGATTCCATTATGCACTCGGCAGGTGGAAGATTTTTGGGCATGGAATGATGATCCCAAGGGACGCTTCTCCGTACGGTCAACCTACAGGATGATTGTCAGAATCAAGATCGGGCGCGAGGCATGGCTAGTAGAATGGGAGGATCCTTCAAACTCTGAAGCTGAGATGAGGGGGTGGAACTCCCTCTCGAAGGTGGCAGTACCACCGAAGCTGATATTTTTCACATGGCAATTGGCGCAACACTCGCTCCCGACGGGTGACGTTCTAAACCATCGGCACATGGCAACTTCGAGTGTTTGCCCACTTTGTGGAGGGCAGGACAGCTGGCACCATTCCTTGCTGGACTGTAGTGCGTCCCGCTGTGTTTGGGCTCTGTCTGATGGCGAGTTGGTCGAGCATATGTTAGCAACAACGGAGCCAGACGCAAGACTATGGCTTTTTGCCATGAGCGAGTCACTTCTAACAAAGCAGTTTACTTTGATGATCGTCACCTTATGGGCTATATGAAGTTCAAGACGGAAGGCCATACACGAAGAGATCTTTCAGACCACTTTTGCCACGGACAATTACATCAAATCTTACTTATCCGATATAGAATTCTTGAAGAAGAAGGAGAGAACACAGGTGACAGCGATACCACGGCCGGCGACGTGGGTGCCGCCACCTACTGACCACCTCAAGTTCAATGTGGACGCAGTTGTGTCTCGCTCGGGCACTTTTGGTGCAGTTGGAGTAATCTGCAGGGATGCAGGGGGGCTATTTATGGGAGCTTCGTCACTCACCTTGAGGGGCCTTCGTGACCCTCAGGTGCTCGAAACACTAGCTATTCAGGAGGCGTTAGCACTCTCAGAGGATCTCTATCTCAACCAAATTATGGTGGCCTCGGATTGCAGGGTGGCGATTGATGCGATCAGGGAAGGAAGCCTAGCAAATTTCGGTGCTATTGTTCAGGAGATCAAGGCTAGAGCAGCAACCTTTATTTCATGTTCCTTTAGTCATGAGTATAGGACCTCCAACACGGAGGCCCATAATCTCGCAAAGTATGCTTTATCTTTAGGGTTTGGCCGTCACACCTAGCTCGGCCAGCCCGGCGACCTTGTCTTTGTACCCATGAACATTCTTATTCAGTAATAAAGCTTTGCGagattctcaaaaaaaaaactgcAACGCCCGCCTTGGCTTAATTGATCAGCTGCCAGGGGCGCCTTCAGAACGATCTCTGTTCACCTGCTCGCATCACTTTTCCGCGCTTCTCATGCTCTTTTTTTTAAGATTCAGCGTCATACTGGCATTTCATTGATATGCAGAAAGCAATGGAGAAAATACAGAGGGTGAGGAGAGGGTCCTAGGACCAGTTTGATTACAACACTGTAAACCTCGGAAAAAAAACTTTTGTTCTAAATTTTTATGGTGGATCCCAAAAGGGTCTTTCCAAATGAATTGCTCCCGCTTCTCATGCTCTTGAGCGTACCTCGTGTAGCTCTTCTCTGTCATACATACACTTGCCTTTTCATTGCCGTTTATTAGCTCCTTATCCCGTTACGATTTATACGGGCATATGGGCAATGAATTTTGGGGGCGCTGGTCGACTGGCCCAAATTCCGGCCGAACACACCCCGGACATCCTGTGCAATGCCCTCCAACCGTCAGATCAAAGTCTTTTGCTTCGTCTCATTCCCCTAGCATCGTCTTTTTGCCCAAAACACGCAACCGCACACAGTGAGTTGAGAGACAGCAAGTGCCGCGGTCTGCTCTCATACATGGTCGCACGCTCCTCACCATTGATGGTGTGCTTGCAACCTCGCCGTCACCATCGCCGTTCGCGTCCCTCGCCGTCATCTCCCGAGTCACCGCTGGCCAATGTGACCATGGCACCAAAACAAACCTGAATTTTGAATTTGGGTCAATCAGATTCTTTTGCCGTTGATTTTGCTCTTAGATTCATGTTGTGTTTTTTTTTCTGGCCTAAGTTATTTGTTGCGGTGGGCTAATTAATCCCAAATTTGGGTCAGTCCATTTGCTACTGGGCCAAAGCTAATTAACCGCGCGATCCaatcctcctctctctccctttgatcattttctgttttttttgtttttatctgttttttattttattttttatttttctttcttagTTGGTTTTTTTGTGGGTATTTTTGGGATGTTGGGTGAATGTAAATATATACACATAAATACTATGCAATATATGTGAAAACACCGTTATGTGCATATTGTTTGCATATGCAAAAGGTTCAATTTTAGAGTGAGGTTGTGTGCAATGGTAAAACTATTGCTACTAATTCGGTGTTCCTTATTTTTGAAAAAatagttattattttattttctctttttcttcAAGGGTAAAACCAATGCCACTAATTCCTTCCTTCTTAGCAATTGTATTCCAGAAAATTTCACGATTACATGTTTCTTATTGCATATTTTTTAAAAGCgcattttttcattttttcatttttttatttattttatttattctTAAAGGATAATACCAATGCCGCTAATTTTTATTCCATAGAAAACttaattattttgattttttaaagtttttatttcattttatCTCTTCTTTAATGGTATGTCACTAATTCATTTATTCTTAGGAATCATTTTATTGTGAAATTTCACTATTATATGTTTATTCTTgcatattactccctccgttccgaattacttgtctcaggtatggatgtatctagatgtattttagttctagatacatccatttctgcgataagtaatttggaacggagagAGTATTAGAAAGCACAGTTTCTATGAAAATTGTGTGCAAATTTTGTCATTATTTGTTTTATTCTTCTCCCTATTCTTAAAAGGGTAATATCAATGCCATTAATTCATTCTTTCTTAGAAAACTTCATTGCTATGATTTTTTAGTTTATATTTCATTTTCTATCATCTTAAAGGGTAATACCAAATTCACTAATTCATTCTTTCTTAGACAAAATTCATAATCTTGATTTGTTTTAgtttttgtttcatttttttcttAGAAAACTTCGTTATTATGTTTTGATTTTATTTGTTCTTAAATGGTAATACCAAAGCCACTAATTCACTCTTTCTAAGAAAAACTTCACTATTCTGATTTTTAGCTTCTATTTCATTATCTTTTTCTCTAGTGGTAATACAAATTCCACTAACTTATTTCTTCTTAGGAAACTATTTTTTGGTGTGAAAATTCCACTGTTATATTCTTGTTCTTGCATATCATAAAAAGTTCAATTTCCCAGGAGTTGGGCCAAACAAATCATTATAAAAGGCATCATTAGGATGTATTAGGATCTATTGGTTATTGGTTCGTCGTGAGAGTGTTACACACGAGGTAACCTAAAATTGCAGCATCCAAGGTATGCAATTTTTTCTAAAATGTAACTAAAATTTGCAGTCACTATATGAAGTGAGGTTGAGATGAGATGACCGGATGTTAATCCAAGAGATGGTACCGACAGGTGCTGAGGTCagacagtaaagaagccattgaTGAAGCAGCGTTTTTAGTTTAGTTTCCTGCCGACCCAACAGGACCGAATCAAGTTCCCAGGCCCACTAGCACGGACCTGCCATGGCCCAATCCGCGCTGAGAGCAGAACATGGGGCACTGGGCAGAGCACACGCAAGCGGGAGCAACTACAATAGAAAACATGTTTGTggtagaaaaatagaaaaaatagaTCTCGACCACCCGATGGGAGACTGATGGCCCAGATTTAGGTGGAGCAATCTGTCTGCATAGTTTGCAAAAAGGTCCTTCGCTGCAAGCAAATTTGGTCTCGATGGCTTCGTCGTTCAATCCCAATCGCATACAGAGCGGCAGCCCCAACGCTGGCGGCGGCGGCCCAAATCCATCCTCAAGCTAGGTGAAGTCAGAAAATCTCCGATGGCTCCTGACTGTCATGTCGCCGGCGGCGCGGTTTGAGGCAGACCAAATTAGATATTGTCGGCTACTATGCTCCACCCTGCAGTGTGCTCGTACAGGCTCGCAACCTCTCATCTGAATCTTCGGTAGCTGTCGGTTCGtcgcctcctctctctctctctctctctttgtctctctctctctctcacgcaccaGGATCACCTCGTGTCCTCCTCCCCCTCGTCAGCGGCAAATAGATGTTAACTTTGTTTGCTATTTGTGTTGCATCCCAGTTTAATTTATCTGTACTGTTCTATTTTCCTGCACTTGTTCGTGTCAAATCTGCTTGTGTGTGCATGATGCATTTAGTAACTTCGATTTGATGGTGTATTGCTCCTGTTCTTGGTGGTTTCGTACTCTAACTTGGAAATTTTGTTTCACTGTTAAGTAGTACTCTGCAGAACTAAGTTGGAAGGTTGAGGACGGTTGGATAATCTTAGGGTCTTGAAGTTTACAACAATTCactaaaattttcagtacccgcaGTTCGATATATAGGGGTGGCTTAATTTTCTGTATGTACTCACATATCTGTGATACATATTGACACACTTTGTAGTGACAAACATATTCAACTTCCTTGCGTAATTAGTGGTGTACGTAGTACAAGCCACTAATGTACCGAAATATACATGGATTTCATGAAGTAGATATGCGCAAAGATTTTTATTATAAAGCTAACAAGATATGGGGCATCATCACTGTGCAGATTAAGTGGTTTTTGGACAGAACTGCAGATTTATAAATGGTCACTAGACAGAACGAATGGAGAAGAAGATGAGATGTTTCAGGTGCTTGCTGCAAAATTTCTGTTATATCACTGACTGTTGGTAGGGGGGTTTTCATATAAATGCATTAAGTGGCTTGAGACCCCTCAACCAGAATCTGTGCCATCCACCTCTGATCCAACGGCTCAGGGCTGTTTTTACTATTCTTTCACCACATGCCCTTTTTCTATCCTAGTCGCTCCCCACGCAAGCTGCCGGTTCTTCTCGCCAGTCGCCACACCGGCAAGTCCAGCACTCGAGCTAGCTTCTTTTTTTTTGAACACAAGAAACCTTTATTGATGATCAGGTGCATTTTACAGAAAGAAGTGTGAAGGGACTCATGCTAGAACCAGAAACTATGTCCTTTCCGGGACATTGACCTTGATCTGCTTGTGTACATAAGCAACGAAGAGCTAAGGACCTTGACTGAATCCGCAAAGCTAATCGAGCTTGATGATCAGCTTTTACATTGTTGCTTCTGTTGATGTGAGTGATCTTGTTACGACTAAAAGAGGGAGAGGCTTGGATCTCTGCAAGGAGAGGTCTGTTCTCTCAACATCCTGGAGCAGCAAATACCGTTGATGACCTTGCCGCCGAAACTAACACCGAGCAGTCGGTGCAAAAGTGAGGGTTCTGAACTATCAGAAGATCTGCTAACTTAGTAGCTAGTAGCAGCCTATAAGTCTCAGCCTGGAGGGGTGATGAAACTGGAGGCAAAAGCGCAGAGACGTGTAGTCGTTGGAGGTGCCGATTGTCTTGCATGGTGATGATTACTCCTAAGCCAGCATGGCCCAGCTCTGAATCTATGCGTCTCTCCCAGGCTGCGTCGCAAAAGATGACATTCCCTGTAAGGTTATTACAGTCATGTGTATGCGTGGTTGTTGAAGAAGACTGCAACTGCTCCTGAGCTTTATCGCTTTCTTGTTGCTGAGCGAAGTTCTTATCTTCTAAATTGGCTGCTTCAATTATTGCATTTGCTGAAGCATACACCTGGGAAGGCTTGCATAATTTGCTGCAAAATAGACAGTCGTTTCGAGTTTTCCAAAGACACCATAGAAAAGTATAGAGAGTAGTCAAGTTTATTTTTGGATGTTGAGATGTAATCAAAGCACGAATCATATCAGGAATAGAATGATAATTTTCAGCCAGAGATTCCGTTTTAATAAACCAGGGATAGCAAAACCATGCAACTTTAGAAAAAGGGCAGAGAAACAACATATGCATTTCATCTTCTAATAGTCCACATCTAGAGCAGTTTTCATTGATATGTTTGGAGTACCTACCTGCCCTCTTACCTGTAGGAAGTGCTTTCCTAAGAAGCCTCCAAGAAAATGTCTGAACTCTTGGTGCCATTTGCTTATCCTCCCACACCTGATTAAGAAGGGAAATGACCTGCATAGGGACAATTTTGGGCCTTTGCCTTGGTGGAAGCTGAAGATTGTTGAAGCAGTGCTTGTAAGCACTTTTGGAAGAGAATTCACCTGCAGGAGTTAGTTTCCAAACCAACATATCCTTACCATTTGCCTTAATAATAGGAGTTTGTAGAATGGTATTAGCCAATTCAGGAGTGAAAAGAGAATTAATCAAGTTTGCATTCCAGTTCTTTTGACCCGGTATCCAAAGATCTTTAACTTGTGCAGGGTAAGAAAAAGATTGTTGCTGAGTTCTGACATTCGCCTGATCTTGGACATATTTTGAAAAAGTTTAAATCTTAAATCGTCAACCATGATGAAACTTATATGGCAATCCACCTGCACTATTTCTATTTAAAAAATATAGATTCCAAAAGCGCATAGTAAACATGAAAACAATGGAATACTAGAAATATCATTAATATTCCTTCGACATCAATAAAAAAGTTCAAGAAAAAACTTATGGTTAATTTCAACATAACCTGTGCAAACTACCCAATTGCACATTTCTAATCTAAATCCGCGATTGATGAACATAATTAAATTTGTGATTTAATGACTAACTACCCAATTGAATATTTTTAAACGTA
Protein-coding sequences here:
- the LOC125506230 gene encoding non-specific lipid-transfer protein A-like, coding for MAPITRRANAIVVVGMLLAAAMAAVATDVAEPEAAAEVSCGDAVSALIPCGSFLVGAVAGAPSESCCRGAQGLRRMAGTPGARRALCRCLEQSGPSFGVLPDRARQLPALCKLGISIPVSPHTDCDKIQ